Within Actinosynnema pretiosum, the genomic segment TTGTCCTCGACCGAGCCGTCGAACCCGGCCCTGGCCACCGCCTGCTCCTCGGTGTCGCAGGTCAGCACGCCGTTGCCGACCGGGGTGGACTCGTCCAGCGCCACCCTGGTCAACCCGGCCGTGACCGCGTCGCACACGTACTCGAAGTGCGGGGTGCCGCCCCGCACGACCACGCCCAGCGCGACGACCGCGTCGTGGGTGCGGGCGAGCGCCTGCGCCACGACGGGCAGCTCCACCGCGCCCGCGACCCGCACGACGGTCCTCGCCGTCGCGCCCGCCCGCTCGGTGGCGGCCACCGCCCGCTCCACGAGCCGGTCGGTGATCCTGCCGTGCCACCGGGTCGCCACGACCGCGAGGCTGAGCCCCGCCGCGTCCGGGACCTCGGCGGCGGGACGGCCCTCGCCGCTCATTCCACGCCCTCCGTGCCGCTGGTGATCGGTTCCTCCGGGTCCAGCTGGAGCTCGTGCCCCATCCGGTCCCGCTTGGTGCGCAGGTAGCGCAGGTTCTCGGGGTTCGGCGACACCGGCAGCGGCACCCGGTCGACCACGCGCAGCCCGTAGCCCTCCAGGCCGACCCGCTTGGCCGGGTTGTTGGTGAGCAGCCGCATCGACCGGACGCCCAGGTCGACGAGGATCTGCGCGCCGGTGCCGTAGTCGCGGGCGTCGGCGGGCAGGCCCAGGTCGAGGTTGGCGTCGACGGTGTCCGCGCCCGCGTCCTGCAGCTGGTACGCCTGGAGCTTGTGCACCAGGCCGATGCCCCGGCCCTCGTGCCCGCGCATGTACAGCACGACGCCCCGGCCCTCGGCGGCCACGGCGGCGAGCGCCGCGTCCAGCTGGGGGCCGCAGTCGCAGCGCAGCGAGCCGAGGACGTCGCCGGTCAGGCACTCGGAGTGCACCCGGACCAGCACCTCCTCGCCGTCGCCGACCTCGCCGCACACCAGCGCGACGTGCTCGATGCCGTCGACCTTGCTGTCGTAGCCGTAGGCGCGGAACACGCCGTGCGCGGTGGGGATGCGGGCCTCGGCGACCCGCTGCACCTGCACCTCGACGCGCCTGCGGTAGGCGACCAGGTCGGCGATGGTGATCAGCGCCAGGTCGTGCTCGGCGGCGAACACCTCCAGCTCCTCGCGCTGCGCCATGTCGCCCTCGTCCTTCTGCGACACGATCTCGCAGAGCACGCCGACCGGGGCCAGGCCCGCCAGGCGCGACAGGTCGACGGCGGCCTCGGTGTGGCCGGTGCGGCGCAGGACGCCGCCGTCGCGGGCGCGCAGCGGGACCACGTGGCCGGGGCGGGTGAAGTGGGCGGGGGTGGCGGTGGCGTCGGCGAGCAGGCGGATGGTGCGGGCCCGGTCGGCGGCGGAGATGCCGGTGGTGCCGCCCTCCCTGGCGTCGACCGTGACGGCGTACGCGGTGCCGCGCTCGTCCTGGTTGGTGTGGTACATCGGCGGCAGGTCGAGGCGGACGCAGTCGGCCTCGGTGAGGGACACGCAGATGTAGCCGGAGGTGTGCCTGACCATGAAGGCGACCAGCTCGGGGGTGGCCTTCTCGGCGGCGAAGATCAGGTCGCCCTCGTTCTCGCGGTCCTCGTCGTCCACGACGATGACCGGGCGGCCCGCGGCGATGTCCGCGACGGCGCGCTCGATGTCGGCGAAGCGGTTCACCCGGCGGTCCCGGCGCTCTCGGCGGTCCCGGCGGGCAGGTGCGGGAGGGCGAGCTTCTCGACGTACTTGGCCAGCACGTCGACCTCCAGGTTCACCGGGTCGCCCGGCTGGCGGCGGCCGAGGGTGGTGGCCTCCAGGGTGGCCGGGATGAGGCTCACGCTGAACGAGTCGGCGGTGACGTCCACGACGGTCAGGGACACGCCGTCGACGGTGATGGAGCCCTTCTCCACGAGGTAGCGGGCGAGCCTGGCGGGCAGGGAGAAGCGCACCAGCTCCCAGTGCTCGGAGGGCTCCCTGGAGAGCACGACGCCGGTGCCGTCCACGTGGCCCTGCACGATGTGGCCGCCGAGGCGCTGGCCGACGGCGGCGGCGCGCTCCAGGTTGACCCGGTCGCCGCCCGCGACCTCCGCCAGGCTGGAGCGGACCAGGGTCTCGCGCATGACGTCGGCGGTGAACGCGCCGTCCACGACGTCGACGACGGTGAGGCAGACGCCGTTCACGGCGATGGAGTCGCCGTGCTTCGCGTCACCGGTCACCAGCGGACCAGAGATGGTCACGCGCGCCGCGTCCGGCAGGTCGGTCACCTCGACGACCTCGCCCAGCTCCTCCACGATCCCGGTGAACACAGTTCCTCCTCAGCGGCCTTCGACCCGCGCGGTGGCGGGCACGCCTGCCAGGGTAGGCGGAGCGGAGGCCGGTTCGGCCCGCGCACCGCCGGGCGGGATTCGGGGTGTCACCGGGCTCCGGCGGCCAGGCCGCGCAGCGATTCGAGGGCCTTCGCCGGGTCGGCGGCGTCGTAGACGGCCGAGCCCGCGACGAAGCAGTCGACGCCCGCCTCGGCGGCCTGCGCGATGGTGTCGGCGTTGATGCCGCCGTCGATCTCGATGACCAGCTTGAGGTGGCCGGTGTCGACCAGGTTCCGGGCGGTGCGGACCTTGTCGAGCACCTCGGGCATGAAGCTCTGGCCGCCGAAGCCGGGCTCGACGGACATCACCAGGAGGGTGTCGTAGTGCTTGAGCACGTCGACGACCGAGTCGAGGCTGGTGCCGGGCTTGATGGACAGGCCGGCCTTGGACCCGGCGGCGCGCAGGTCCTTGGCGAGCTTGACCGGGTCGGCGGCGGCCTCGGCGTGCACGGTGACGTTGTGGGCGCCCGCCTCGGCGTAGCCGATCGCCCAGCGGTCCGGGTCCTCGATCATGAGGTGGCAGTCGAGGGGGATGTCGGTGGCCTTGCGCAGCGACTTCACCACCGGGAGGCCGAGGGTCAGGTTCGGCACGAAGTGCGCGTCCATGACGTCGACGTGCAGCCAGTCGGCGCCGGAGACGGCGGCGGCCTCGTCCGCCAGGCGCGCGAAGTCGGCGGACAGGATGCTGGGGGCGATCATCGGCTGGTGGACCACGGTGGTCGAGTCTAGGGTTCGCGGGCCCGCGGGGTGCGCGGCGGATGGCCCGGTCGGGGGATCGCGGGGCGGTGACCTGGGGCTCCGGGGGTTCGGGGGCGGGGTTTGGTGGCGGGTCTCACCGGGCCGGGCGCGGGGCGGGGCGAGCTTCCGGGTGCGGGGGGCGGGGCGAGCTGCCGGCGCGGGCGGGTGCTCGGGGCGGACCGGCTGCCGCTTCGGTCCGCCGCTGCGGTCCGGCACTTCGGTCCGGCGCTGCGGGCTGGCACTTCGGTCCGGCGCTGCGGGCCGGCGCTGCGGTCGGCTTCCGGTGAGCGGTGGCGTGGACCGCCGCGCGGGGACCACCCTCCCGCGTCCTGCCCGCCGCTACGGTCGCCGGTCGCTCCCCCGCACCCGGCCATCCGCACGCCGGTCGCCCTACCCGCGCCCTGTCAGCCGCACGCAGATCGCCCTACCCGCGCCCCGTGAGCCGCACGCAGGCCGCCCGCCCCACGCCCCGTCAGCCGCACGCAGGCCGCTCTCCCCACGCCCGTCAGCCGGGCAGATCGCCCTACCTCCGCCCTGCCAGCCACACGCCAGCCGCCACCCCGCCACCCGCTCGCGCCCGTCCACCCGCTCGCGCCCCTCCGCCCGCTCGGGGCGCTCACACCGGCTGGGCGCCCGTGGTCCGCGTGCGCAGCCGGGCCGCCTCGCGCTCCGCGCCCATGCGCTCGTAGCCGCGCAGCGCCCGCTCGGCCTGCTCCGCCGCCCCGGCCGCGTCGCCGCGCCCGGCGCGCAGCTCGGCCAGGTCCTCGCTGGCCAGGGCCCTGGCCAGCGGGTGGCGGTGGGCGGTGGTCGCGGTCAGCAGGGCCACCGGGTCGCGGTCGCGCAGGGCGCGGGCGTGCGCGGCGGACGCCGCGGGCACGCCGGTGCCGGGGTTGGCCGCCGCCAGGTCCGCCGCCGCGTCGACCACGAGGTCGGCCAGCTGCGCGTCGCCCGCCGCCAGCGCCACCCGCACCAGCCACGGCGCGGCCGTGGACTCCTCCACCAGCACCCGGCGCAGCGCGCCCGGCCTGGCCGCGCACCCGCGCGCCAGCCCGGCCGCCCGCGCGGGCCCGTCCTGGGCCTCGGCGAGCCGGAGCAGCACCCAGTCGGGCTGGCCGAGCAGCTCGGCCAGCCTGCGCGCGAACGGGCCCTCCAGGCAGCGGCGGCCGTGCTCGACGGCGCCCGCCAGGTCCCCGCGCAGCAGCGCCGCCGTCGACAGCACCCCGCCGAGCAGGGGGATCAGCAGCTCGATGCCGCCGCGCCTGGCCAGCGCCAGGCTCGCCGCGCCGGTCACCTGGGCCTGGAGGAGCCTGCCCGACTGGAGCTGCACCCGCGCGCGGGCGAACAGGCGCAGCGCCCGCGCGCCCGGCGGGGTCTCCCAGGACTGCGCCGGGTCGTCCGGCCGGACCAGCCGCTCGGCCTGCGCGAACTCGCCGAGCGCGGACAGCTTGAGCGCGAACGCCCCGTTGCAGTAGTTCTGCCACCACGTGGTGGGCCCGCCCGGCTCCCAGCGGGTGGCCTCGCGCCCCCAGTACAGGCTCTCCGCGAGGTTGCCCGCCGCCCACTCCAGGCAGGAGCGGACCGACGCCGCCATCACCACGTCCGGGTCGCCGGTCTGCTGGCCCCGCGCGGACAGCACCGACAGCGCCATCGCGCCCGCCAGCGGCCCCTCGGTGAAGTAGTTGGCGAGCAGCCGCAGCGCCTCGGCGAGCGCGCGGGTGCCCGGCTCGGCCCCAGGGGTGGAGAACGCCTTGGCCGCCTGGAGGTCGGCGCCCACCGCATCGCCCTCGGCGAACCTGATCCCGGCCAGCTCGACGTGCAGCAGGGCGGCCACGTCCGGGGCCGCGCCGGTCAGGCCCGAGGTGGCCAGCCCGGTGGCCTCGGCGAGGCGGCCGTCCTCGGACAGGGCGCGGACGCGGTGCAGCAGCGCCCGGTCGGTGTCGCTGTGCGGCGCGGCGGGCGGTGGGCACGGCGCGGGCGCGGGCACGGCCTCGGCGACGGCGCGCCGCACCAGCTCCGAGCAGAACTCCAGGCGCTCGCCCCGCTCCAGCACGATGCCGGAGGCGATCAGCGCGCGCACCGCCTCCGGGGTGGCCCCGGTGCCCGCGACGGCGGCGGCGTCGTGCGGCCGGAAGCCCGCGCCGAGGGCCGAGGCGCCGCGCAGGAGCCTGGCCGCGTCAGGCGGCAGCGCGTCGACCCTGGAGCCGATCAGGCCGCGGACGCGGCGCGGCAGCGGGCCCTCCACCGGCCGGGCCGTGCCGTCGTGGACCTCGACCCGGTCCTCCTCGCGCAGGCCGGCGACCAGCTCGGCGAGCATCCTCGGGTTGCCGCCCGCGGTCGCGGCCAGCGCGGTGAAGTCGGGGTGCGGCGGGAGTTCGAGCAGCTCGCGCAGCGCCCGCTCCATGGTGTCCTGGTCGACCGGGCCGAGCGGGACGACGTCGGCGCCCGCCAGCTCGCGGCGGACCTCGTCGCCCGCGAGGGAGGAGGTCATGGCGAGCAGGCCGGTCACGTTCGGCTCGCGCAGCACGGGCAGCAGGTGCAGCAGGGCGGGCGGGTCGGCGTGCGCGTCGTTCAGGGCGAGCAGCGGGCGGGGCGCGCCGCGCAGGGCGGTCGGGTCGACCTCGCCGGGGGCCCTGGCGAGCAGCGGGGTGTAGCCGCGGTCGCGGGCCGCGCCGACGGCGGCCTCCAGGACGCGGGCCTTGCCGAACCAGGGCGGGCCGTCGAGCACCAGGATTCCGCCGGGCGCGGACAGGAACCGCAGGACTGACGCCCATTCACGATCTCGCCCGCACAATTTCGACACGATCAAGCCTGCATCGGTTTCCGATCGGCTGTCAATCAGCGGTGCGGGACACTATTTCCGCCACTGCGTCGTCATATTCGGCGGCGAGGTGGACTCCGGCGGCGCGCAGCGCGGCCAGGTGGAGCGGGAACGCCGGGTGGGCGCGCTGGTCGTCGCCTGCCTGCGGCAGCACGACCAGCGGCACTCCCCGGCCGAGGGCCTCGCCGAGCGCGGTGAGGGCCTGGTTGTCGGCGATCCCGAGCGCGAGCTTGGCGAGCGAGTTCGCGGTGGCCGGGGCGAACAGGAAGGCGTCCGGCACGGGGTGCGGGCGGGGTTCCGAGGGCAGGCGGGAGTTCCAGCGCACCGGCAGGTCGGTGAGCGCCTGGAGCGCGGGGAGGGCGTTCGCGTGCTCGAACCAGCGGGCGGCGGTGGGGGTGAGCGTGACGGCGAGCCGGAAGCCCCTGGCGGCGAGGGGCGCGGCGACCCGCTCGACCAGCGCCCGCTCGACCCCGCCCCCGGCCGAGGCGACCAGTCCCAGCACCACCGGTCCGACGCGCATCCGCTCCCCCTCGCTCGTGCCCCTGCGTTCGTGGCCCTGCCGCGCACGCGGCCGGGCGCGTCGGGCGTTCCCGCCCGACGCGCCCGGTTCAGCTGTTCGACCTGCTCAGCCCGGTCGCGCCGGGGTCAGGCCGGGCGGCGCAGGATCGCGCAGAACATCGCGTCGGTGCCGTGCTCGTGCGGCCACAGCTGCACCTGCGGGCCGTCGCCGAGGTTCGGCACGCCGGGGAAGAACTCCCTGGTGTCCAGGCGCTCGGCCCCGGTCTTGCGGGCCACCTCGGCGACCACGCCGACCGTCTCGGCCAGGTGCGGCGAGCACACCACGTACGCCACCACGCCGCCGGGCCGCACCAGCTCCAGCGCGGAGGTGAGCAGCTCGCGCTGGAGCTTGGCCAGGCCCGCCACGTCGGACGGCTGGCGGCGCCACCGGGCCTCCGGGCGGCGGCGCAGCGCGCCCAGGCCCGTGCAGGGGGCGTCGACCAGGACGCGGTCGTAGCCGCCGTCCAGGCCGGGGTCGCGGCCGTCCGCGACGCGCACGTCCACCGGAAGGCCGATGGTGGCCTTGCGGATCAGCTCGGCGCGGTGCGGGGTCTTCTCGACCGCGTCCAGGGTCGCGTCCGACAGCGCGGCCAGCGCGCCGAGCAGCGCGGCCTTGCCGCCGGGACCGGCGCACAGGTCCAGCCAGCGCTCGTCCGGGCCCTCCAGCGGGGCCCTGGTGAGCGCGAGCGCGCACAGCTGGCTGCCCTCGTCCTGCACGGCGGCCAGGCGCTCGCGCACCACGTCCAGGTCGGCCGGGTCGCCGCCGTCGGCCAGGTGCACGCCGTACGGCGAGTACGGGGCGAGGTCGCCGCCGGTGATGGCGGCCAGCTCGTCCGCGCTGATCTCGCCCGGTCGGGCGATCAGGTGCACGATCGGGCGGGTGTCGTCGGCGGCCAGCGCGGCGCGCAGCGGCTCGCCCCGGCTGCCCAGTGCCTCGGCGAAGGCCTGCGCGACCCAGCGCGGGTGCGCGGTCGACATGGCCAGGTAGCCGATCGGGTCGCTCTCCTCGTCGGGGGCGACCTCGTCGATCCAGCCCGCCTCGTCCTGGCCGGTCACCCGGCGCAGCACGGCGTTCGCGAAGCCCGCCGCGCCCGAGCCCCGGTCGGCGCGCACCAGGTCGACCGTGGAGGCCACGGCCGCGTGCGCGGGCACGCGGGTGCGCAGCAGCTGGTAGGCGCCCAGGCGCAGGGCGTCCAGGACGGCGTCGTCGATCTCGGCGAGCGGGCGGTCCGAGCAGGCCGCGAGGACCGCGTCGAGCAGGCCCTGCGCGCGGGCCGTGCCGTAGGCCAGCTCGGTGGCGAGGGCGGCGTCGCGGCCGGTGATGCGGCGCTCGCGCAGCAGGCCGGGCAGCACC encodes:
- a CDS encoding bifunctional 3,4-dihydroxy-2-butanone-4-phosphate synthase/GTP cyclohydrolase II translates to MNRFADIERAVADIAAGRPVIVVDDEDRENEGDLIFAAEKATPELVAFMVRHTSGYICVSLTEADCVRLDLPPMYHTNQDERGTAYAVTVDAREGGTTGISAADRARTIRLLADATATPAHFTRPGHVVPLRARDGGVLRRTGHTEAAVDLSRLAGLAPVGVLCEIVSQKDEGDMAQREELEVFAAEHDLALITIADLVAYRRRVEVQVQRVAEARIPTAHGVFRAYGYDSKVDGIEHVALVCGEVGDGEEVLVRVHSECLTGDVLGSLRCDCGPQLDAALAAVAAEGRGVVLYMRGHEGRGIGLVHKLQAYQLQDAGADTVDANLDLGLPADARDYGTGAQILVDLGVRSMRLLTNNPAKRVGLEGYGLRVVDRVPLPVSPNPENLRYLRTKRDRMGHELQLDPEEPITSGTEGVE
- a CDS encoding RsmB/NOP family class I SAM-dependent RNA methyltransferase; this encodes MNGNTSSPRSSRPSRPRRPHPPKRNPGPERPPQEDPARRAALDTLRAVTKRDAYANLVLPGLLRERRITGRDAALATELAYGTARAQGLLDAVLAACSDRPLAEIDDAVLDALRLGAYQLLRTRVPAHAAVASTVDLVRADRGSGAAGFANAVLRRVTGQDEAGWIDEVAPDEESDPIGYLAMSTAHPRWVAQAFAEALGSRGEPLRAALAADDTRPIVHLIARPGEISADELAAITGGDLAPYSPYGVHLADGGDPADLDVVRERLAAVQDEGSQLCALALTRAPLEGPDERWLDLCAGPGGKAALLGALAALSDATLDAVEKTPHRAELIRKATIGLPVDVRVADGRDPGLDGGYDRVLVDAPCTGLGALRRRPEARWRRQPSDVAGLAKLQRELLTSALELVRPGGVVAYVVCSPHLAETVGVVAEVARKTGAERLDTREFFPGVPNLGDGPQVQLWPHEHGTDAMFCAILRRPA
- the rpe gene encoding ribulose-phosphate 3-epimerase, which produces MIAPSILSADFARLADEAAAVSGADWLHVDVMDAHFVPNLTLGLPVVKSLRKATDIPLDCHLMIEDPDRWAIGYAEAGAHNVTVHAEAAADPVKLAKDLRAAGSKAGLSIKPGTSLDSVVDVLKHYDTLLVMSVEPGFGGQSFMPEVLDKVRTARNLVDTGHLKLVIEIDGGINADTIAQAAEAGVDCFVAGSAVYDAADPAKALESLRGLAAGAR
- a CDS encoding flavoprotein, which encodes MRVGPVVLGLVASAGGGVERALVERVAAPLAARGFRLAVTLTPTAARWFEHANALPALQALTDLPVRWNSRLPSEPRPHPVPDAFLFAPATANSLAKLALGIADNQALTALGEALGRGVPLVVLPQAGDDQRAHPAFPLHLAALRAAGVHLAAEYDDAVAEIVSRTAD
- a CDS encoding riboflavin synthase; the protein is MFTGIVEELGEVVEVTDLPDAARVTISGPLVTGDAKHGDSIAVNGVCLTVVDVVDGAFTADVMRETLVRSSLAEVAGGDRVNLERAAAVGQRLGGHIVQGHVDGTGVVLSREPSEHWELVRFSLPARLARYLVEKGSITVDGVSLTVVDVTADSFSVSLIPATLEATTLGRRQPGDPVNLEVDVLAKYVEKLALPHLPAGTAESAGTAG
- the ribH gene encoding 6,7-dimethyl-8-ribityllumazine synthase; translated protein: MSGEGRPAAEVPDAAGLSLAVVATRWHGRITDRLVERAVAATERAGATARTVVRVAGAVELPVVAQALARTHDAVVALGVVVRGGTPHFEYVCDAVTAGLTRVALDESTPVGNGVLTCDTEEQAVARAGFDGSVEDKGHEAAVAALEAALVLRAVNEGSG